From the Cucurbita pepo subsp. pepo cultivar mu-cu-16 chromosome LG05, ASM280686v2, whole genome shotgun sequence genome, one window contains:
- the LOC111795571 gene encoding NAC domain-containing protein 7-like: MNCIPHVPPGFRFHPTDEELVDYYLRKKVASKRIDLDIIKDVDLYRIEPWDLQELCKLAGSEDQNEWYFFSHKDKKYPTGTRTNRATKAGFWKATGRDKAIYARHCLVGMRKTLVFYKGRAPNGQKSDWIMHEYRLETNENATPQEEGWVVCRVFKKRMPTVRKGGDYGSPCWYDDQVSFMPELDSPTTQIFRHPSYPCKQELELHFHAPPHDPVFLQLPHLESPKLPPSSVPTANSLLPYAYDRDTALAPLYGMEHTMDHVTDWRVMEKFVASQLSNDQDLKQPNYSDGAIFQVPPSSAGPECDHKDIAPEFARASPSSHQVDMWK, from the exons ATGAACTGTATTCCACATGTTCCCCCAGGCTTTAGGTTTCACCCAACAGATGAAGAATTGGTTGATTATTACCTGAGGAAGAAGGTTGCTTCCAAAAGAATTGATTTGGATATCATCAAAGATGTTGACCTTTACAGAATCGAGCCATGGGATCTTCAAG AACTATGTAAGCTGGCTGGAAGTGAAGATCAGAAtgaatggtatttttttaGCCACAAAGACAAGAAGTATCCGACAGGAACACGCACAAATCGAGCTACTAAAGCTGGGTTTTGGAAAGCAACTGGAAGAGACAAAGCTATTTATGCTCGACATTGTTTGGTCGGGATGAGAAAAACCTTAGTCTTCTATAAAGGAAGAGCTCCCAATGGACAAAAATCAGATTGGATAATGCACGAATATAGACTCGAAACTAATGAAAATGCAACTCCTCAG GAAGAAGGATGGGTTGTTTGCAGGGTTTTCAAGAAGAGGATGCCAACGGTGAGAAAGGGCGGTGACTATGGCTCGCCGTGCTGGTACGACGACCAAGTCTCCTTCATGCCGGAGCTCGATTCCCCGACCACCCAAATCTTTCGCCACCCTTCTTATCCCTGCAAGCAAGAGCTAGAGTTGCACTTCCATGCGCCGCCACACGACCCCGTCTTCCTCCAACTCCCTCATCTCGAGAGCCCAAAACTTCCCCCGTCCTCCGTCCCCACCGCCAACTCTCTCCTCCCTTACGCCTATGACCGAGACACCGCCCTCGCCCCGCTCTATGGCATGGAGCACACAATGGATCACGTGACAGATTGGAGAGTAATGGAAAAATTTGTAGCTTCTCAGCTCAGCAACGATCAAGATTTGAAGCAACCCAACTATTCTGATGGTGCTATATTTCAAGTGCCCCCGAGCTCCGCCGGGCCGGAGTGTGACCATAAAGATATAGCACCGGAGTTTGCCCGGGCATCGCCGTCGAGTCACCAAGTGGATATGTGGAAGTGA